The following is a genomic window from Spirosoma foliorum.
TTCTCTCGCAGTTCAGCTGGTTCCATCACTTCGACCAGTTCGCCAAAAGCCAGAATTTCACGTTCAAGTTCGTGGTTGAGAATGACGGTCAATTCGAGATCAACAAAATCGGGGGTTTCCTGAATCAGCCGCTGACTACTGTGCAACGGTAGTGAACGGACGTAGTTGGCTTCGCTGGTCTGGAAGCGCAGGATCACCCGTTGAGGTTCGAGGTCAGGCGGACAGGTTACTCCGATAGCGTGTCGGCGGTCGGTTCGACGCTGGCCAGTATGGGCGGTGGAAATAGGCTGATCGGTTAGTGTAAGTCCGTGTAACCGATCTAGGCCGAAGGTGCGTGGCCGATTGGCTTCCAGATCAAAACAATCCAGATAAAATCGATTACGGTACTCCAGCAGTAAATCCGGTTCTACCCGCCGGAGCTTTCCTTCGTCGGCCTCTTTTTCAAACTTTCGGTAGACAAACTCCACACAGCGACCTGTTTGTAGTGCCTGCCATAACAGAGGCAAATGTCCGTTGCCTGTAAACTGTGTGTTATGCTCAAGTTGCAAATAGCGCCCAATGCCCCGAATACTCGCTACCGACGACGTCAGAAACTCCAACCGTTCTCGTCGTTCGAGCAGTTGTACAAACTGCTCGAAGTCAGCCACATCTTCATCGGTTGGCAGATCGAGGTAATAGCCCCCTTTGCGCCGGTCATTCCGAATGTAAATTTGATAGACCGCTCCAATCGCCCGAATGTCTCGCTCGACGGTCCGTTCCGAAACCGCATCGAAGTCCTCACTGAGTTGAGCAACCAGCTTTTTGAGGGACGGATACAAAAAAGGTCGGTCGACCATGCGAATGATGTGCAGTCGTCGACGCAGAGTTTGGATTTGATCCATTAAAGAAAAGGTTATAGACAAACGTAAGGTCAACGAATGAAAGTTTATGTCGTTGACTACACTAGGGAAACAAAGATGATTTCCGAATAAATGATGTGTTGATTAGAATTATCGCTTTCTTCTAATCGTCTGCTTCTGCCGTTCACGGATAGCTTTCATTTCAGCAACGAGTTTTTCATGCTCGTACTGGGTTTTCCCGTGTACCATAGCCCTGCTGTAATCGTTCGGAGGATTGTCGCTTGGGGATTTCAGAATTTTGTCCAGTAGTTCCGGCTCATGTTTGGCCAGTTGGTAGCCATGATTATAACCTTTTACGAACTCCGGGGATGGTTCTTCTTCGTCTTCTGTCATGGCTAAAAGGTTGCTTTGGAGTGGCGAGATAAGTAGTCGTTGATTGAATCACTGTCGTATAGAATGATCTTTCTCTCAGGCTGCGAAAACCGGATGCTGCCTTCGTCACGGAGCTTCTGCAAAGTCGTTTTGCTCTGGATACGCAGTTTCTGCATGGCTTCGCTGCCTGAAATCCATTTATCATCCTTAGCCACTTTCCGTTGCTCGACTCGTTCAATAACCTTATCGATCAGGGCATAAAAGGCTTCATCGTGTAGACAGATAACTTCCATTTGTTTTTTAGGCCAAAATAGAAAATCTGATGGAAAAAGCACCGATAACTGAATGACTACTCTTTATAGCGGAGAAGGCGCTATACTCATTAATCAGCGACCATTTATGAATTATTCCGTTTTGACGCAAAGTCAAAACGGAATAATTATAATCCGATAACAGCCTCCAAGGCTTCATCAGCGTCTTTGTGAATAAAATGCCCCTGATAACCAATCGTTGTTGTAATCGATGTATGCCGGTAAAGTTTTTGTAATTGCTGAATCGATATTTTGTCACCTGACAGATTACCAAACGTGTGGCGGGCAATATGCATAGTCAAGCTTTTGTCGATCTTGACAAACCTGGCAATGTCTTGAAGGTTTTTGTCTAACCGTTTAATAGCAAAAGCAATTTTACGTTGAACTTCGTATCCGTTACTTATATCATCAATAGGCTGCAATTCAGGAAAGACCAAATCATGTTTAGTGTTTTTAGGATATTGTTCAATGATTTTAAGTGCTTTTTCGGGCACTTTGAGTGATCCACTTTTGGCATTCTTCCCCATTGTATAATGTAATCGGCCATTTTGAAAGTCTGAATGTTTTAAGCGCAACACATCTGATGCTCTCATACCGGCAAACCAAAAAGATATGAGCCACATATTTCGCGCATGAGTCCAGTAAGGGCGGCATGAAGACAGATCAGCATTTTCCAGTTTAGCTACGTCTTCAGCATTCAATCCGATTTTTACTGACTCAGGAATCTTAATACCAACCTTCCCTTTGCCAAAGGGGTAGTATTTTTGATCAACAAGTCCTTCAGCAATTGCCTGATTAAAGATGGTTCTGACCAGGACAAGATGATTAGCAATAGTCCGTTCGCCAACCTGTCGAGAACCCTTCAAATAAGACTTGAATTTATTCAGCAATGATACGGTGATCTCTGGAAACGTAATATCCTTATCCTTTAAGAAATCGCGAAAATGATTGATCCGTGGCTGTTCGGTGCTGACTCGGTTGTATTTTCCCTGCTTGCGCATATTCTCAATAAACGTTTCTGCTAAGGCAAAGAAGGAAGCACTTTGAGAGGATTTTAGCTGTTTACGAACGGCTTTGGAGGATACAGCTTTGTGCTGGGTACCCATTTCTAACAACTTGTCATTAGCTTCCGCTCTTTTCTGTAGGATTTCGTTATTCAGTCGAACTGAATTGGGATGTGATTTGCGAACTTTCTGTTGAGCTGCATCCCAATCAGCTTCCCGTATTTGTTGCCCCAAATAGATATACGATGATTTCCGGTCGATGGTGACGCGTATGGCGAGCGGAAAAACACCAGTCTGATTAGCTTTCTTCCGTAAAACGACTTTGAGTGAGGAGGCCATAGAATTATCCGTATAGTCTGAATGGATTTCCGTCAAAAATTGTTAGACTGTATCTTTGGGCACTGCTATCTAACACAAAGATAACCAAATGGTACAACAAATTGGTACAACATAGGTACAACAAATAGTGGTTTTGCCTGTTTTTATACGATTTGATAGCTTTTTAAATACGCTGATTATCAGCACATATCAATACAAATAGTACCATATTAAACCATAAATCGCGGGGCTTTGAACCCCGGCAGAGATGAGCAAACACGGACGAATTCTGGTCGCCATGAGTGGCGGCATCGATTCTTCGCTGGCAGCGGTATTGTTGCACGAAGAAGGGTACGAGGTCATTGGCATGACCATGAAAACCTGGGATTATGCTTCCTCAGGTGGTACAAAAAAAGAAACCGGCTGTTGCAGCCTCGACAGCATCAACGACGCCCGCAACATTGCGGTTAGTCTCGGTTTCCCCCACTACATTCTGGACATTCGGGAAGAATTCGGCGATGCCGTTATCGACCATTTTACGGGTGAATACCTCGAAGGTCGTACACCTAACCCCTGCGTTATGTGCAACACGCACATCAAGTGGGACGCCCTCCTACGTCGAGCCGACCGCCTTGATTGCGAGTCGATTGCAACTGGGCATTATGCCCATATCAGAACGGAGAATGGCCGCCATATTCTGTCCAAAGGCGTTGATAGCCTGAAAGACCAATCCTATGTATTATGGGGTGTATCGCAGGAGAGTTTAAGCCGAACAAAATTGCCGTTGGGCCATTTGCGCAAATCTGAAATTCGTGAGATGGCTACCGAACGGGGCTTTATCGAACTGGTTACCAAATCAGAATCATACGAAATCTGCTTCGTGCCCGACAACGATTACCGGGGCTTTTTGAAACGCCGGATGCCGGGTCTGGAAGCCGAAGTAGCAGGCGGCAATTTCGTGATGGAAGGTACTGGTAAAATTCTCGGCAAACATCAGGGCTACCCCTTCTATACAATTGGCCAACGTAAGGGACTTGGTATGGCGTTTGGCCAGCCGATGTTCGTTACCGAAATCCGGAAAGATACCAATGAAGTCGTACTAGGCGTCGACAAAGATCTGCTTCGCGATGGTATGATTGTCAGCAAGCTGAATCTGCAAAAGTACGATCACATCAATGGACCGCTCGAAACCGTGACTAAAGTGCGTTACAAAGACTCCGGCACTCCAGCGACCATTTCGCAAACGGGCGACAAAATTGAGGTTCTTTTCAAGGAAGGCGTATCGGCTATTGCACCCGGACAAGCGGCTGTATTTTACGAAGGCAACGACGTTATTGGCGGGGGCTGGATTATGAAAAGCTTCCGGCAAAACGACCCTTCATTCGATCTGGCGCAGATCGCCGTGGGTGCCTGATATTTTTCGACAGGATTTTCAGGATTTGTTGACCGAAGAGATTAGCAAAACAAATCCTGAAAATCCTGTTAATCCTGTCAGAAAAACTTGTCTTACATCTAGATACACAGTACCGAGAGCTTTTACGTTTTCTCTGTGTACTTTGCGTCTTTGTGTTTAAAATCGAAACGGCTACTTTACGAATAGACTATTTCCCTAATGCTTTTCATGAAAAAATATCTGTTGTTCATTGGTTTCGCGCTGGCATTAACGAATCAGCTTTTTGCCCAAACGACTCCAACCGTTCCAGTTCCAAAAGGCCACCCAAACCCCAGCGGTGCCGGTTGGAAACCCCTCTTTGCCAGTGATCTTTCTGATGCCGGTTTTCCCAAAGGCGTCTGGACTGTCGACGATGGGGGTGTTCTGACAGCTTCGGCCGATAAAACCATCTGGACAGCAGTACCTTATGACGACTTTGTTCTGGATTTATTTTTCAAAACGGCCGATGGAACCAACAGTGGTGTAGTTGTTCATGCCAGCGATACGACCAACTGGATTCCTAATTCAGTAGAGATTCAGATTGCCGACGATCACGCAAAAAAATGGGCCGATTCGCCAACGAACTGGCAATGTGGTGCGTTTTTTGGTCATCAGGCGGCTATCAAACAACAAGTTGTTAAGAAGCCCGACGAATGGAACCGGTATACGATCACCTGCCAGGGCAAGATGATTTATGTGGTGCTCAATAACCAGTTGGTGAATACCATCGATCTGTCAAAGTTTACCTCGGCTAAAAGCAACCCCGATGGTTCGTCCGTACCGGAATGGCTTAGTAAACCACCCGCCGACTTACCACTTCATGGCTATATCGGCTTACAGGGGAAACACGCCGGAGCACCTATCTATTTCCGAAATCTGAAAATCAAAGCATTATAAGTAACGCGGACATCCTGTCCGCATAGCGTCAAATTAGTAGAGGCTACTGCGGACAGGATGTCCGCGTTACATTACTCCCATGCAAACCGAACCAGTAACTCGCCATAGCCCTGCGCTACCAGAATTGCGTTTTTCGCTTAGCCTTCTGTACATAGGCCGGTTTCTGTTAGGCATGAATGCGTCCTCATCCACTACTGATGAAGGGATCGATGCCTTCGATGAGCGGATTGAGGAGGTTACGGATGAATTGGTTTCTACAGAATTACTCCATGAAGCGGCTGTGCTGGCCGGAGATATTTTACCCACAGCTACTCCAGACAACCTGAATTAAATTTTAGTCTAATGCCCGATTCTTCTTTCGCCCCTACCTGGGCGGCTCTTTTCGATATGGACGGTGTATTGATCGACAATTCCGATTTTCATATCAATGCCTGGTTACAGTTTGCTCAACAGCACAATCGTCCACTTACCAAAGACCAATACCTCGAAAATATCAACGGTCGTGTATCTGCCGACGCTATGGCCTACGTATTTCAGCGGCCCATTTCACCGGGTGAGCTGATCGTACTGACGGAAGAAAAAGAAGCCATTTATCGGGAATTATATCGACCGCATCTTCAGCCAGCACCGGGTTTGCTGGACTTTCTGACAGCTTTAAAAACGCAACACGTTAAACTGGCCGTAGGCACATCAGCCCCAGAAAGTAATGTCTTGTTCACATTAGATGGCCTGCCCTTACGCCCTTATTTCGACGCGATCGTGGACGCCAGCATGGTGCACAAAGGCAAACCCGACCCCGAAATCTATCTGACTGCCGCCAACCGAGTGGGTGTTGAACCAGCCCGATGTGTTGTATTCGAAGATGCGTTTGCAGGTATTGAAGCCGGATTACAGGCAGGTATGAAAGTCATTGCCCTGGCAACAACCCATACGCGGGATGAGCTAGCAGACACAGGTGCGTCGTTGATTGTTGAGGATTTTACGCAATTAACCGTCGAGGCAGTGCACGCGTTAGTTGGCTAAGCATATAGAAGTGGTTTTTAGATTCGATACGCACCATCCCACAATCATGAAGAAGCACTCATTCTGCTTATCGGGGTGCGTATTTTGTTGTACTTTTGTGGACGAATTTTTAGCGTTCGCATGAAGATACAGCCATTGATTGAATCGACAAATCAAGAGTTTATACCAGCCCGCGAGGGCTTTTTCTTTCCTCCCGAGTGGCATCCACACGTGGCAACCTGGCTCAGTTGGCCCCATACAGAAGCCTCCTGGACGCGCGAGCGGCAGGAGTTGATGTTTCCGGCCTATATTGAGTTTATCAAGGCCATCGCCGAAAGCGAGCACGTGTGCATCAATGCGCATAACGACATTGTGATGCAGGCAGCAAAATTGCGTTTACTCGCTGCGGGCGCTGATATGAGCCGCATTACGCTCTTGCCCCATCCAACGAACGATTCGTGGTGCCGCGATCATGGGCCGGCTTTCCTCATTAATCCTGAGAAAAAAGAGCGGATGATCGTTAACTGGGGATACAATGCCTGGGGAGGAAAATATCCGCCTTACGATCGGGACGACCTAATTCCGGTAGAAATTGCCCATTATCGTGGTTTGGAATATGTTACGCCCGGCATCATTATGGAAGGTGGTTCTGTAGAGTTCAACGGTGCCGGAACGGTGCTGACAAGCCGAGCCTGCCTGCTCAATCAGAACCGAAATGCACACTTAACACAGGCCCAAATCGAGCAGTATTTGTGCAACTACTACGGTGTGCAACAGGTGCTTTGGGTAGAAGAAGGCATTGTAGGCGACGATACCGATGGCCACATTGACGATACAGTCCGGTTTGTGAACGAGGACACAGTTATTGCCGCTTACGAATCGAATCCGAACGACGCCAATTACCCATTCCTACAGGAAATTCATCAGGAATTGAAGGAAATGCGACTACTGAATGGCAAGCAGCTTAACATTGTTGAACTACCCATGCCCGATCCGGTTGAGAGTGATGGACTGCGCCTTCCCGCATCCTATGCCAATTTCCTGATTACGAACGGATCGGTCATCGTGCCAACGTTCCGATGCGCCAAGGATCAGCAGGCTTTAGACATCATCGGCACCTGCTTTCCTGATCGTAAAATTGTCGGCATCGATTCAACCGATATCGTCTGGGGCTTGGGAAGTTTCCATTGTTTAAGCCAGCAGGAGCCAGTTGTTTAACTGATATATGATATATAATGCAGGATGT
Proteins encoded in this region:
- a CDS encoding helix-turn-helix transcriptional regulator, producing MDQIQTLRRRLHIIRMVDRPFLYPSLKKLVAQLSEDFDAVSERTVERDIRAIGAVYQIYIRNDRRKGGYYLDLPTDEDVADFEQFVQLLERRERLEFLTSSVASIRGIGRYLQLEHNTQFTGNGHLPLLWQALQTGRCVEFVYRKFEKEADEGKLRRVEPDLLLEYRNRFYLDCFDLEANRPRTFGLDRLHGLTLTDQPISTAHTGQRRTDRRHAIGVTCPPDLEPQRVILRFQTSEANYVRSLPLHSSQRLIQETPDFVDLELTVILNHELEREILAFGELVEVMEPAELREKMAARVEMMTKKYF
- a CDS encoding helix-turn-helix domain-containing protein, giving the protein MEVICLHDEAFYALIDKVIERVEQRKVAKDDKWISGSEAMQKLRIQSKTTLQKLRDEGSIRFSQPERKIILYDSDSINDYLSRHSKATF
- a CDS encoding site-specific integrase, which gives rise to MASSLKVVLRKKANQTGVFPLAIRVTIDRKSSYIYLGQQIREADWDAAQQKVRKSHPNSVRLNNEILQKRAEANDKLLEMGTQHKAVSSKAVRKQLKSSQSASFFALAETFIENMRKQGKYNRVSTEQPRINHFRDFLKDKDITFPEITVSLLNKFKSYLKGSRQVGERTIANHLVLVRTIFNQAIAEGLVDQKYYPFGKGKVGIKIPESVKIGLNAEDVAKLENADLSSCRPYWTHARNMWLISFWFAGMRASDVLRLKHSDFQNGRLHYTMGKNAKSGSLKVPEKALKIIEQYPKNTKHDLVFPELQPIDDISNGYEVQRKIAFAIKRLDKNLQDIARFVKIDKSLTMHIARHTFGNLSGDKISIQQLQKLYRHTSITTTIGYQGHFIHKDADEALEAVIGL
- the mnmA gene encoding tRNA 2-thiouridine(34) synthase MnmA produces the protein MSKHGRILVAMSGGIDSSLAAVLLHEEGYEVIGMTMKTWDYASSGGTKKETGCCSLDSINDARNIAVSLGFPHYILDIREEFGDAVIDHFTGEYLEGRTPNPCVMCNTHIKWDALLRRADRLDCESIATGHYAHIRTENGRHILSKGVDSLKDQSYVLWGVSQESLSRTKLPLGHLRKSEIREMATERGFIELVTKSESYEICFVPDNDYRGFLKRRMPGLEAEVAGGNFVMEGTGKILGKHQGYPFYTIGQRKGLGMAFGQPMFVTEIRKDTNEVVLGVDKDLLRDGMIVSKLNLQKYDHINGPLETVTKVRYKDSGTPATISQTGDKIEVLFKEGVSAIAPGQAAVFYEGNDVIGGGWIMKSFRQNDPSFDLAQIAVGA
- a CDS encoding 3-keto-disaccharide hydrolase, translated to MKKYLLFIGFALALTNQLFAQTTPTVPVPKGHPNPSGAGWKPLFASDLSDAGFPKGVWTVDDGGVLTASADKTIWTAVPYDDFVLDLFFKTADGTNSGVVVHASDTTNWIPNSVEIQIADDHAKKWADSPTNWQCGAFFGHQAAIKQQVVKKPDEWNRYTITCQGKMIYVVLNNQLVNTIDLSKFTSAKSNPDGSSVPEWLSKPPADLPLHGYIGLQGKHAGAPIYFRNLKIKAL
- a CDS encoding HAD family hydrolase, whose product is MPDSSFAPTWAALFDMDGVLIDNSDFHINAWLQFAQQHNRPLTKDQYLENINGRVSADAMAYVFQRPISPGELIVLTEEKEAIYRELYRPHLQPAPGLLDFLTALKTQHVKLAVGTSAPESNVLFTLDGLPLRPYFDAIVDASMVHKGKPDPEIYLTAANRVGVEPARCVVFEDAFAGIEAGLQAGMKVIALATTHTRDELADTGASLIVEDFTQLTVEAVHALVG
- a CDS encoding agmatine deiminase family protein; its protein translation is MKIQPLIESTNQEFIPAREGFFFPPEWHPHVATWLSWPHTEASWTRERQELMFPAYIEFIKAIAESEHVCINAHNDIVMQAAKLRLLAAGADMSRITLLPHPTNDSWCRDHGPAFLINPEKKERMIVNWGYNAWGGKYPPYDRDDLIPVEIAHYRGLEYVTPGIIMEGGSVEFNGAGTVLTSRACLLNQNRNAHLTQAQIEQYLCNYYGVQQVLWVEEGIVGDDTDGHIDDTVRFVNEDTVIAAYESNPNDANYPFLQEIHQELKEMRLLNGKQLNIVELPMPDPVESDGLRLPASYANFLITNGSVIVPTFRCAKDQQALDIIGTCFPDRKIVGIDSTDIVWGLGSFHCLSQQEPVV